In Mercurialis annua linkage group LG6, ddMerAnnu1.2, whole genome shotgun sequence, the following are encoded in one genomic region:
- the LOC126653961 gene encoding uncharacterized protein LOC126653961 gives MANTFPESIVMRSSASQRNLRFITEPAGQRGFVTSWEENVFEPFAKIAVERAKVDSRFIHLRFSHTNKYWARASRDRNNSWILANSNQPEEDTSKLSCTMFEPITTINSVTFVFRHVQSGGLVRMNPATGNRNIFVEDASVPHNLTNQLIFTFVDWDTLVRLPRHVAFKGFNDRYIRHVVGGGNNFNQFSSEDPNCERSGYEIILHPDGHIRVRSNIVGRFWRRSPNWIWSDSTDNSGTDINTLFWPVKVSDNAIALRNAGNNRFCSILSANGYTNNLNAAVNTITREARLTVRELVLDRSIFNVRFRMEDARIYDEQASIAGIGCPINESEKAAKLTVTIGYEDTSSFTFSNGLSLSAGVSTTIRTGIPRIAEGEISVSAEVTTSFEWNRTTEESRNAEAAYEVVVPPKSRVRVHFISTRGTCSVPFSYTQRDRSSTNGNFTTTNHTDGIYTGINYYSFHFEKHAIEPL, from the exons ATGGCAAATACATTTCCCGAGTCTATTGTGATGAGATCATCCGCCTCTCAGCGGAACCTAAGATTCATTACGGAACCCGCGGGTCAACGTGGTTTTGTAACTAGTTGGGAAGAAAATGTTTTCGAACCATTCGCGAAGATTGCAGTGGAGAGGGCAAAAGTAGATAGCAGATTTATTCACCTACGATTCTCTCACACTAATAAATATTGGGCACGAGCCAGTCGTGATAGAAATAATTCATGGATTCTTGCTAATTCGAACCAACCGGAGGAAGACACGTCCAAATTGTCGTGTACAATGTTTGAGCCAATCACAACGATTAATAGCGTTACATTCGTATTTCGACATGTTCAAAGCGGAGGGCTTGTGCGAATGAATCCCGCAACAGGCAACCGCAATATTTTTGTGGAGGATGCCAGTGTTCCGCATAATTTAACTAATCAACTTATTTTCACTTTTGTTGATTGGGATACATTAGTTAGACTGCCTAGACATGTCGCATTCAAAGGCTTCAACGACAGATATATTCGGCACGTAGTGGGCGGTGGAAACAACTTCAATCAATTCTCATCCGAGGATCCTAACTGCGAGAGATCGGGCTATGAGATCATACTCCATCCCGATGGACATATCCGTGTGAGGTCTAATATTGTGGGTCGATTTTGGAGACGAAGTCCGAATTGGATATGGTCAGATTCAACAGATAACAGTGGCACAGACATTAACACTTTGTTTTGGCCGGTTAAAGTTAGTGACAACGCCATTGCTCTTCGCAACGCAG GTAATAACAGATTCTGCAGTATTCTTTCAGCAAACGGTTACACCAATAATCTTAATGCTGCAGTGAACACTATTACAAGAGAAGCAAGATTAACAGTTAGAGAGCTTGTTCTCGACAGAAGTATATTTAACGTTCGATTTCGCATGGAAGATGCCCGAATCTACGACGAGCAAGCTTCAATAGCAGGCATTGGTTGTCCTATTAATGAATCCGAAAAAGCAGCTAAATTAACTGTTACAATCGGTTATGAAGATACATCGTCATTTACGTTTAGCAATGGTTTATCGCTATCCGCTGGAGTATCAACCACCATCAGAACCGGGATCCCACGCATTGCTGAAGGAGAGATTTCAGTTTCTGCTGAGGTAACTACATCATTCGAGTGGAACAGAACGACGGAGGAAAGCAGAAACGCAGAAGCTGCGTATGAAGTTGTCGTGCCGCCTAAAAGCCGGGTCAGGGTCCATTTTATATCAACCAGAGGGACTTGTAGCGTTCCTTTCTCTTACACTCAGCGAGACAGGAGCTCTACTAATGGAAACTTTACAACTACTAACCATACTGATGGTATTTACACTGGTATCAATTATTACAGCTTCCACTTCGAGAAACATGCAATAGAGCCTCTTTAA
- the LOC126686308 gene encoding low-temperature-induced 65 kDa protein produces the protein MARIIAQLDGIHRHGEPPKTPTSPTIEQLLRGPDPSRWSPRSSPTFGREHDMEEDHTHTPTHRKSVLAKVKDKAKKWRNTLSKKKHNEDGNATPSWGVSLEDEDDDDEDPEYLGAPMYESEMAPEGYKETARQHPRVIPAIIEKHVPTINTAKSVRTTPSPRSASRTTPQVSPKAATTPQVSPKAATTPQVSPKAATTPTTLSKTMSETVAEKLAPAYATVTEATYAIASKIQSLAISAPEQQIPSPKTESPPSKSSVSPKSPRSPASSLATYSTIKGTLAPIIAPNSSNQPTRRALTRQESTKHKEVTFAPELTAPAAIATTSNPVSTTEQIWDKGVSVKEYIMQKLEPGEDEKALSQVITEAISPKKGSGDVSVVEKVREAVTTLLRNNGLAQNQSQEQQQKRVVFHSAQNSASNIPMSINAHEVVEEENYGRILQAN, from the exons ATGGCACGTATAATAGCTCAACTTGATGGCATTCATAGACATGGTGAACCTCCTAAAACTCCTACTTCCCCAACTATAGAACAACTTCTCCGAG GACCGGACCCTTCGAGGTGGTCACCTCGGAGCTCCCCAACATTCGGGAGGGAACATGACATGGAGGAAGATCATACTCATACCCCAACACATAGAAAATCAGTTCTTGCCAAAGTCAAAGATAAGGCTAAAAAATGGCGAAACACGCTCAGCAAAAAGAAGCACAATGAAGATGGTAATGCTACACCTTCGTGGGGTGTTAGCTTGGAGGATGAAGACGACGACGATGAAGATCCTGAATACCTTGGAGCTCCAA TGTATGAATCAGAAATGGCACCTGAAGGTTACAAAGAAACAGCTAGACAACATCCAAGAGTAATTCCTGCAATAATCGAAAAGCATGTTCCGACAATTAACACTGCAAAATCTGTTCGAACTACTCCTAGTCCTCGATCTGCATCGCGAACAACACCGCAAGTATCACCGAAAGCTGCAACAACACCGCAAGTATCCCCAAAAGCTGCAACAACACCGCAAGTATCACCGAAAGCTGCAACAACACCAACAACATTGTCGAAAACAATGTCGGAGACTGTGGCAGAAAAACTCGCGCCAGCATACGCCACAGTAACCGAAGCTACATACGCCATTGCTTCAAAAATTCAAAGTCTCGCTATTTCCGCCCCTGAGCAGCAAATTCCTTCTCCGAAAACAGAGAGTCCGCCTTCGAAATCCTCGGTTTCACCGAAATCGCCAAGATCGCCTGCGAGCTCATTAGCAACATACTCAACTATAAAAGGCACATTGGCACCAATTATTGCACCAAACTCGTCGAACCAACCAACACGAAGGGCCTTAACCCGACAAGAATCAACTAAACATAAGGAAGTAACATTTGCACCCGAACTAACTGCTCCCGCGGCAATAGCAACGACGAGTAATCCGGTGAGTACGACGGAGCAAATTTGGGATAAGGGAGTGTCGGTAAAGGAGTATATAATGCAGAAACTGGAGCCGGGTGAGGATGAAAAGGCGCTGTCGCAAGTGATAACGGAAGCAATTAGTCCGAAAAAAGGATCGGGTGATGTGAGTGTCGTCGAAAAGGTTCGAGAAGCTGTAACAACTTTGCTTAGGAATAATGGTTTGGCTCAAAATCAATCTCAAGAACAACAACAGAAACGTGTTGTTTTTCATTCGGCTCAGAATTCTGCATCAAATATTCCTATGTCAATCAATGCTCATGAAG TTGTTGAGGAAGAAAATTATGGACGAATACTTCAAGCCAACTAA